In the genome of Calothrix sp. PCC 6303, the window TTCAAAGTTTTGAGATGAAAAGATAATTTAGATTGGCTGGTTCCTAGATGATCACATAGGTGACACACACATAACTCTTGAGAGCGCAACAGTTCTAATACTTTAATCCGCAGCGGGTCGGACAAAGCGTGAAAACCAGCAATGATGCTATTTGGCGTGAGGGTGTAAGCAGAATTCATCAATAATGATTGAAATATAAGTCTTGTGCTAACCATACTAGGCTAAATTTAGTTTAGACTTCAACAATTGAACCTCGCAGCCCTGATCAGTAAGAACGTAGCTATCTACACTTCCTCCACCACAGGTAAATCAAACCAAAATGTGGTACCCACACCTTCCTCACTTACCAAATTCACCTTACTATTGTGCTTGTCGATAATATTCCGGACAATCGACAAACCTAAACCTGTACCTTCAAGGGTGTGAACGCGGTTTTCAACCCGGAAAAAGCGATCAAAAATAGCTTCTTGATCCTCCACTGCAATACCGATACCAGTATCCGATATTTCGATGCGAACAAAACTTCCTTGGTTAGGGAAATTGGGTTTAGCATCGACTTTATATGCTCGAAAAGCGACTTTACCACCACCAGTAGTAAATTTGAGAGCATTCCCTACCAAATTTCCAAACACTTGCAACAACAAGTCATAATTACCCACAACCAACGGTAAATTGGGAGCAACATCTTGAATTAATTCAATTCCCTTATCTCTGGCATTAAGTTGATAAGTTCGTAAAGTTTGCTCAATCGCTTGCGTTAAATCCAAACCATCCAAGTTATAACTACGTCCTGACTCCAACTTTGATAAATCTAAAACATCATTTACCAACCTAGTCAATCTATCAGTTTCATGATTGACTGTCGTCAAAAACTCTTTCCTCTCTTCTACTGCTAAATCTTCACCGTAATCATGCAGTGTTTCTATGTATGTTTTGATATTAAATAAGGGAGTTCGTAATTCGTGGGAAATATTGCTGATAAATTGACTTTTTGCCTCATTTAGTTCTACCTCACGAGTAATATCCTGCACCGTAATAGCAATACCTTTGATACTTTCCCGTTGAAGATTAAGAACAGTAGTTAACAAAATCCGAACTATTCGCTTAGTTGGTTGCGATAATTGAACCCGAAATTCGGCACTTTCTCGATTTCCTGCGGCAACTTCGTTAAGTGAATTGGAAATATCTGACTGGAGATTTGCTGGGAGGTGATTTACAACATTTTCCCCCACAACCTCTATCCCTTCCCAACCAAAGATACGTCTAGCGGTGGGATTTACCAGCACCACATGCATATTGTTATCAATTAAAACTGCACCATCGGCAATTGTGGAGACGAGGGTTTCTAACTTGGCTTTTTCAGCGGTTAATTCTTCGATATTTTGCTCTTCATAACGTTCTAAACGTTCTGCCATATCATTAAAACTGAAGATTAATTCTCCAAGTTCACCCCCTAAAGGTAAATCGATTCGTTGTTTAAAGTTCCCAGTGGCAATTTCTTGGACACCCACCACTAACTCTTTGATGGGTTTAGTAATTGTTAAAGCATTTACTACCCCTGCTAAAATCACCATTACCCAAATCGTAATGAATACAGCAATGGTGACATCACGGGTAAAATTGCTAGAGACAACACCTGCCGGGTTTGGGTTAATTCCAATTGCTAAAACACCCAGATATTTGCCATTCGCAGTCAGGGGAACAAATACATCGGTAACTTCACCATCTGGGGTTCTGTGTTGCCTCACCATGGGTTTATCAGCATCCACAGCGTAATCATCTGGTAGTTGAATGCTGCGTTGAATGGTAAGAGAGTTTTCTACCTCTGGTTCCCAAAAAGGAACACCGAAGAAAATTTTACCTTCTTCATCCGCATATAACATGTAGCGAACGCTGGAAGTTGTACGGTAAAAACGTTGTGAAAACTGAGCTACCTCTGTAAGATTATTTTCGGCAATAAGTGGGGCAACGTTTGCGGATAGTAGTAGTCCCAAGTCTCGACCAAAACGTGTATCATTGAGCCTTGCGTCCTGCTGAATGGAGTTGATTGCCCAAAACGTTAAACCACTCATGACTAGGGACACCACCAGTGTGGCGGCTCCCAGGAGCTTGGTTTGGAGGGTAAATTGCTGCCACCAGGTGGCTATCGCTTCTCGAATGGGGGTAAAAATAGAGAACATTTTAAAATGAAGTCATTAAATAATTTTTCTTATAGATAGTTCCAACCACTAAAAAATTAACAGTTAATTTGATAAATAGCGAATTCGTGGGATACTAGGGGCTAAGATTTAGCCTAGATGATTTTGCTAGGCTTGCTCGCTTTTTGCGTAATTTTTTTTGGAAGAAGATTTTTAAATACTGAAAAGAGTTGAATCACGCAGAAACTGGCTGCTGATTTTACGGGTTAAATTTTCATTGCAATAATTTTAACCTAACTTGCACTTTGTCTCTGGCGGAATACAGACCTGCACTTAGAGTCCAGGCTGTTGACTGAATTGGTAATTGCTAATTATGTGGGTTTCAAGCTAGGCTGTAAACTTTAATCTAATTTTCACGCTTTTTGTTCATATAGTTTTTGTGTCATCGACTGGTTCCTAGGCTCTGCCTGGGAACCCAAGCCAGAGGCTCTACCTCTTGCCCAGAGTGGAGGCAGAGCCTCCAACTCTGTATTCCTTGCCAGAGACAAGGAACAAGTTATGTCACAGATATTGCGTGAACTTTTAGCTCCAAAAAAGCACAGAGTCAACAGCCTAGTTTCAAGCCCCCACTGATTGCTATTGCCTAGCTTGCTTCTCGCTCTGTGAGTATTGCGTTAGCCTAGCCCATTGCGAATTGGTTTCAACTTTGATGTAATTTTCATGCCTTGAGTTGAGAGAATTTTGATCAAATCCCTGGTTGCTAGTACTCCAGCAAGAAAACTCTGATTGATGGATGAAATTTATTACTGATAACCGATAACCGATTACTTGTAGGGGAAACCGAACAAAAATCACAGTATCTCCAGACATTGTTTGACAATAAACCTGCAAAAATAACTGTAGATGACAAGTATCACATCACTGTTAAATAACAATTAGCCTGAAACATAGGTTATGGTTATGCAAATTCCTAAACTAACTCATTCAATCCGTCAATTCCGCAGTAAAATGTTGGCGCTATCTATTAGTGTTGTATTTATTGCTGGGACTATCAGTGTTTTACCTGTACAGGCGCAACTAGTAACTAATACTACTAACACAGCACAAATTACTAGCCAAAAGCCATCAGCAGCGACAGCCGCCATTGGCAATAGTAGCTTTGTGACATCAGCGGTGAATCGAGTTGGTCCAGCAGTAGTCCGAATTGATACTGAAAGAACAATTACACGACGAGTGAATGATCCGTTTTTTGATGATCCGTTTCTAAGGAGATTTTTTGGTGATAACCTACCGCAACAACTGCCACCAGAACAACAGCGGGGTTTAGGATCAGGTTTTATTCTTGATAAAAGCGGCTTTGTTTTAACCAATGCCCATGTGGTTGATAGAGCTGATAAAGTGACAGTGCGTCTCAAAGATGGACGCTCATTTGAGGGTAAAGTCCAAGGTATAGATGAAGTCACCGATTTAGCCCTAGTCAAAATTAATGCTGGTGGCGATTTACCAGTTGCAGTATTGGGTTCTTCCTCCCAAGTCCAAGTGGGAGATTGGGCGATCGCAGTCGGCAATCCGCTAGGATTAGATAATACTGTCACTTTGGGAATTGTGAGTACTTTGCGTCGTACCAGTCGGGATGTGGGGATTGGTGGTAACAAACGCTTAGAATTTATTCAAACTGATGCAGCAATTAACCCAGGGAATTCTGGTGGTCCCTTGGTAAACGCTTCGGGTGAAGTAATTGGAATTAATACAGCAATTCGCGGTGATGCAATGGGTATTGGCTTTGCTATTCCCATTGATAAAGCAAAAGCGATCGCATCACAACTACAACGCGGTGAAAAGGTAGCACACCCCTTTATTGGTATCGGGATGGAGGATTTAACACCGGAATTAGCCAAAACCATTAATTCAAACCCCAATTCACCGATTCAACTTCCAGAAGTTAAGGGTATTTTAGTTGCACGAGTTGTTCCTAATTCTCCCGCAGCATCCGCAGGCATCCGTCCTGGTGATGTAATTCTCCAAGTTGATGGAAAATTAGTCAACAATGGTGAACAATTACTGAATATTGTGGAACAAAGCCGCATCGGACAAACTTTGCAACTCAAAGTCCAACGTGGAACTCAAACACAACAGTTATCGATTCGCACTGCACAGTTACAGGATGCGTCGTAGAAGATAGAAATATCATCATTTTTCTAGGACAACTTTCAAATCTCTCGTAAACCCGGTTTCTTTCTGAGGAATCGGGTTTATGTGTTATACAAAAAGTCCGTATATGTTCACCTTTATAGGGTGTAGGATCAAGTGCAGCCTCATACAGGATTTATCAGCTATTTTTTTTTCGCTTTCCAAGTTCCTCCATACAGGTAAAAAGGATTGTTTTTACTCACTTTTTCCCAACAATCAGGACATGCGAATATCCATCGACAATCATCTTGGTATTGAATTCGATATAAAATCGCTGTATTTTGGCTGCACAAATCACAGGATTTAGTCCTTAATTGGCGAGGCATAATTATTAATTAGTTGTTTCCAATTGCTGTAACTGTTGCTTTACCCATTCCCGCAGTTTTTCGTCGGGGTCATTTATTTTTCTGTCGCGTAACAGTGACAACACCTGTGAATGGTTGGGATAATGCTTGAGAATTATCTCCAGCGCAGTGTGACGAGGATTAGTTTCATACTCACCATATTTACCTTCGCTACGCTGAAATGGGTCATTAACTGCAACATTACAAAATAATTCAAAAATACCTGATTCATCTTTGAAATTGCGGGCTAATTCCTGTACCGCAGCACCTCGCACATACTCGTTATCATCAGTTTGAGCGTGTTGTTTCAAGATGGGTAGGGTATCGGGGTCATCTTTGAAATTGCGGGCTAATTCCTGTACCGCAGCACCTCGCACAGAGCCGTTATCATCAGTTTGAGCGCGCTGTTTCAAGATGGGTAGGGTATCGGGGTCATCTTTGAAATTGCGGGCTAATTCCTGTACCGCAGCACCTCGCACAGAGCCGTTATCATCAGTTTGAGCGCGCTGTTTCAAGATGGGTAAAGTATCGAGGTCATCTTTGAAATTGCGGGCTAATTCCTGTACCGCAGCACCTCGCACATACTCGTTATCATCAGTTTGAGCGCGCTGTTTCAAGATGGGTAAAGTATCGCGGTCATCTTTGAAATTGCGGGCTAATTCCTGTACCGCAGCACCTCGCACATACTCGTTATCATCAGTTTGGGCGCGTTGTTTCAAGATGGGTAAAGTATCGCGGTCATCTTTGAAATTGCGGGCTAATTCCTGTACCGCAGCACCTCGCACATACTCGTTATCATCAGTTTGGGCGCGTTGTTTCAAGATGGGTAAAGTATCGCGGTCATCTTTGAAATTGCGGGCTAATTCCTGTACCGCAGCACGTCGCATAGACGAGTCATCATCAGTTTGAGCGCGTTGTTTCAACCAGGGTAAAGTATCGGGGTCATCATTCCATGTAGTGACTATGGTTGTTATTGCCAAAGTCCGAATTTCTGTAACGTTTTGGTTATCCGCTACAACATACTGCATGTTGAAAATTGTTAGTTGACGATAAAACCCATAACCAATCAATTTATCAATAACTGCAAATAACTTCCTATCTTGAGTATAAATATCTCGATTTTTCCTTTCCCTGACTTCAGCCAAACATCCCGCAGCTAAAAACAAATTACTAAACTTATTTGCTTCCCCATCAATCCCCATCAAATATTCAATAATCTCCGCGACAAATTTAGGATTAATTACCCCAGCTATTAACCTTAAAACCTCGTGCCAGCTTTCATCATGCCAATGCTGACCAAAAACTTCAGTTTTAAGTTGCTCTAAAGTCAACTTTTGTTCTCTTTCAAATTGCCAGCGAAAAGCTTCAGCACAAAAATATTCTAAAAATGTCCGATGGACAAAGGCGTAATAATTATCACCAGCGTGACACAAAATAAAATTACGCTGACGTAACTCTTCAATCAAAACTTTTGCAGCTTCCCTCGTGTCAATTTTTTGATAACCAATAGTTTCTAAATAACCTTGGAAAATCTGCTGTAAATCATTGCCATTAATTAAATTTCCCGTCAAACCTTTTTCATTTGCCTGCATTTGATGTGCAACTTGCCGCAACATCGCTTGTTTGTCACTTAAATCAATCGGAAACCGAGACATTTTGGCATTAGTTAAATGTCTTTCGGCATCCCATTGTTGTAACAACACTTCCGATGCCTTCTCATACAATGTGCTTCTATCCCGTGGCAATTCCCGATGACGGTTGAGTATTGCCATCATCGTCAATAATAAAGGGTTTCCGGCTAATTCTTTAATCGCTTTACTGCGTTCTATTCCCCTTTCCAATCGTGCTTTTTTATCGGCGGCATCGGTTTTGTCATTAAAGGTTAATTGATGCCATTTATTAATGAAATCCTGAATTTGTTCATCATCAAAATCCTGCAACATCAAGTGACGAAATTCGCTATTACGAAAGCGTTCATCCTTGTAGCCAATGACGCGAGAAGTCACGATTACCTGCACATCGGGAGTAGAGGTTCACAGGATTTAAAGTGTTACCAAGTAAATTAAGTACGAATAGATGGTAGATTAAGATGCATGGATGTAATGTGCCTTGTTTACGGGATTGAAATTCCAAGCTCAGATTGGGAAAAAACTCCACCCAGCATCAAAGAACTGGTGGAGAAAATGGGGCAGCGTATCAAGAAATCCGAACAAGAGTTAGCGGATAAAGAATCCAAAAATCAAGAATTGTTAGAAAAAATCAATCGAACATCAAAAAATTCCTCATCTCCCCCGTCAAGCGACCCACTCAATAGCGAAAAACTTCTATCAAAAAAGAAGAGTGATAAAAAGCGAGGCGGACAACCGGGACATAAAGGGCATAGTCGTCATCTGTATGAAGTATCGGAATGCGACAGCGTTCTAGAACATCAGCCAGAAAAATGTAAGTGTTGTGGAGAAAAGTTAGTAGGAGTTGATAGCAATCCCGTAAGGCATCAAGTAGTCGAAATCCCGCCAATAAATCCCATAATCATAGAACATCGACTACATCAACTCGAATGTCAGCATTGTGGAACCTTGACTCGTGCAAGCTTACCAGCAGATGTACCAATTCGCGGTTACGGTGTAAGGGTAGTGGCACTTGTCGCAGTATTAAGCGGATTATACCGTCACAGTACGCGGATGGTACAAAGCGCGATGCAAGATATTTTTGGAGTCACGATGTGCTTGGGTACAGTAAATAAATTGAGACTCGAAGCAAGCGATGCGATTGCAGAATCGGTATTAGAAGCAAAGACATACGTGCAAAACTCTGCTGTTGTGGGAGCAGATGAAACAAGTTTTAGCCAAGGAAACGTTGATGGATGTAATGATAAAAATAGAAAGGCTTGGCTGTGGGTTGCAGTCACAACGCCACATGCTTCAAGTCGGCAAAGCCGCCCAACGCAGTGGCTCCCCCTAGTAACATTTTTTCAAGTCACACTTTCCCGTTGTACGGATACAGCCAAAAATCTACTGGGGGAAAACTTTGGTGGAATTTTAAACTCCGACCGATATGCATCGTATAACTGGGTTGACTTGGAGCAACGGCAGTTGTGCTGGGCGCACTTAAAAAGGGAATTTATCAAAATATCAGAGCGGGCTGGAGTTTCCCAGGATATTGAAAATGCTCTGGTTGAACAGCAAGAAAAATTATTTGAATTGTGGCATCGAGTTCGAGATGGAACTTTGAGCCGTTGCGAGTTTCAACTTTTAGTCCCACAGATTCGCAACTCAATCAAGTCGAAATTACAAGAAGCTGCAAATTATGAGATTGCAGCACAGGAAAAAACTCCGCTGGCAAAAACCGTTCGTACCTGTCGTCAACTCTTAAAAGTTGAGCAAGCTTTGTGGCTGTTTGTCGAAGTTGAGGATGTGGAACCGACAAATAATGCTGCCGAAAGAGCAATACGTCCTGCTGTCATTTGGAGACGTACCAGTTTTGGCTCCCAAACAAAGGCTGGCAGCAATTTCGTTGCTAGAATGTTGACCGTTGTTACTACCCTAAAGTCCCAACGTCGAAATGTCTTGGAATTTATGACTCAAGCAGTTAGTTCTAAGCGTCACAATCAACCAACTCCTAGTTTACTTCCCCAAATTCCTGTCGATAGAACTTGCTGTCAAAAAAGCTGATAAAAACCTACGAAGTTATTCCCCTATTTCAATTCACATATTACCTTCATCTTTTGACCTATAACTCCTGGAAACACAAGGGTTTCATTTTCTTGTAATTTGCGATCGCCTGTGATCGATTACCATCGGGATATTTATCAGTAAAGCGAATAATATCGTTAATAATGTCTTCCCGTTGAGTTGGGCTAAATACTTCATCCAACCCATCAAACATTACCAAAGCATGGAGGATGTAGTCGATTAGCGGAAATATTAGGAGATGTTTCACACGACAGTGTGAACAGATTCTTGCTTAGAGAAAGGTATGAGCCAAAAGATTTATTCGACATAGTGACAGACATAATCAATTTGTCAGGAGGTATATTAAGCGTAGATGATACAGTCATAGAAAAGTTGTATAGTAATCCAAAATACGCAGAATTAATTGGTTACTTTTGGTCAGGAAAATACCATAAAACTATTAAGGGATTAAATTTAATCACACTTTATTATAGCGATATTCATGGACATTCGGTTCCAATAAATTACAGGATATATGATAAGCAGGAGGGAAAAACAAAAAACGATTATTTCCAAGAAATGGTAGTAGAAGTGATTAGTTGGGGATTAAAACCACAAATAGTTACAGGAGACAGTTGGTACTCAGGAGTAGAAAATCTGAAATTTTTAAGAAACCAGAAATTGGGTTTTCTATTTGGAGTTGAGAAGAACAGAACAGTATCAAAAGAACCTGGAAAGTACTGCCAGGTAAGGATTTTAGATATTCCAAATGAAGGATTAGTAACTCATTTAAGGGAATTTGGGTTTATAAAATTGTTTAGGAAAGACTTTAAAAAAGAAGACTCTAGACATTATATATTTCATCTGCCTTCAGAAGAAAATCTCAAAGAGTGTTTAGAACAGATAACCAGAAGTACTTTCGTTACAATTCATGATACACATTGGGGCATTGAAACTTTTCATAGAGCAATAAAACAGCTATGTGGTATTTGTCGGTTCATGGTTAGAGATAGCTATGCAATAAAAACACATATATTCTGCTCGCTTCAAGCATTTGTTCGTTTAGAAAAAATGCGCTCTGAAAAAACCATTAGCAATTGGTACGAAGTACAAAGAAACCTATTTACAAATGTTATTCGTGAATATGTTTTGGATAATTTGAGTGCTACTTGTGCGGCTTAAATACATAGACTAGTTTTCTTGTCAATGCGTAAGTCCTAGTCTATCTTGGAAACTGTAGTTTTCCATCAAGATCTTGAGATTGCTTCCTTACGTCGCAATGACGCATTTGAATCGCTCAAAAAACTCCGGGTTTCATCATGGACGAGGTTTATTCGGATTGTGGCAGAATGCGATCGCATAACATCAACATTGGGGTAATTATTCAGATTGTGGCACAGTGCGATCGCATAACATCAATACCCCCCTAATTATCAACATTGTGGCAGAATGCGATCGCACTCTCTCATGCATTTAAGTAATCGCGCAGAATTATTTACACACAAGTATCTAGTCTGGATAAGGGTTTCATACCTTAATATTGTGTAATTAATTTTGTTTAACTACTTATTACTTCCTCTGTAAATACTGCCGCAAACTCAATAAACTAGCTGTATGTGCTAAAGATAACGGCAGAATAGATACACCCTCAATCCGAGATTGCACCCAACCTTCTCCCCAATACCATTCGTGGAAACCATCAATTCCTTGACTCAGAAGCAAGCGAAGGGAATTAGTATTTACAACATCTACCTGATGATGAATCGGAATTAATCCCACTTGACGGGTAAACTGTAAGCCTGAGTGCAGTTCTGTAGGCATTTTGGCTGTAAAGTTGCCAGGTAGCAACCATTTTTCTAATTGCATTGGCAGCAATAGACTATCATGGATAGCTGTGGCAGTTGCATCTAGTTCGATTCGCAGTTGAGTTTGTTGAAATTTACCAAACATGTGTAAAATCTGGGAAGCTTTGTTTTTAGTATGACAAACACTTGCGGCAGGGTGTGGAAAAAAACAAGAAAAGCATTTACCAATTTTTGAGCGCTTTTTGATTGCATAAGTCTAATTACCGACGATAAGCACTTTACAATAGTAAACATGTGTTTATTAAGAAATGTTAGGTTATCATGGCGGATCAGCTAATTCGTGCAACAGCAGCCGATGGAGGCATTCGGGTAGTGGGTGCCATTACCACACGCCTGACAGAGGAGACACGGCAACGCCATAATTTATCCTATGTGGCAACAGCAGCAATAGGTCGAACTATGGTAGCTGGCTTACTAATGGCTTCTAGTATGAAGCGGCAGGGGTCACGGGTGAATGTGCGAGTTAAGGGTGACGGTCCTCTGGGCGGTATACTGGTGGATGCTGGGTTAGATGGAACTGTGCGGGGTTTTGTCGAAAACCCATCCGTAGAGTTACCTCCAAACTCTAAAGGTAAGCTTGATGTCGGTGGTGCAGTTGGTAAGGGTTTTCTGTATGTGGTGCGCGATGTTGGCTATGGATACCCGTATTCCAGTACTGTCGAGTTAGTTTCAGGGGAAATTGGTGACGACATAGCTCACTATTTGGTAAGTTCGGAACAAACTCCATCAGCCTTTGTTGTGGGTGTATTTGTCGAACCAAGTGGAGTAACCGCAGCAGGTGGAATATTGGTGCAGGTTCTACCAAAAGCTGCGCGTGATGAAGCTTTAGTGGCAACTTTAGAATCTAGGATAGCGGCACTATCTGGTTTCACTCCGTTGATGCAATCTGGTAAATCTTTGGGTGATATTTTTCACGATTTATTAGGAGATATGGGGTTAACAATATTTCCAGAAACCCAGATATTACGCTTTCATTGTGGTTGTTCGTTTGAACGGGTTTTGGGTGCTTTGACAATTTTGGGAGAAGCAGAACTACAGGACATGATTGTTAAAGATCATGGTGCAGAAGTTACTTGTGATTTTTGCGGTACTGTATACCAAGCAAGTGAGCATGATTTAACTAAACTGATTGATAATTTGCAAAATGATGCATCTGAATCAGTTAACAGTTAACTAGTTTCAGTTATGAAATGTCAGTTAACAGTTATTAGCTGTTGCTAAGAAATAAACCCATAAAACAACTAATCGAAGTTGTAAGTTATACAATCTCTTTGAAAATTAGAGTTTGTGTATCTTGGAATTGTTGAAAATGTAGAGATGCTGTCATGAGAAAGCTAGCTTTTTCTCAGGGAGAAAGTTACTATGACAGAAACTGAAGTTGGATCTTCTAAAACAGATTGTTATTACATTATTGTGGTGTGAGAGATGACAGAGCGGGATATTCCAGATAGTTGGTCAGCAGATAAAGGCAGACCACAAGATGAAACCACGAGGTTATCTCGAAATCAGCAATTTATTGAAACCAATGCGTCTGGTGTCTCAGGTACCAGTTCTAAATCCAAGTCAGTGAAACAACAAACAAGTAATTCGCCAAAGCTAGATTTACAGAAGCAAACAAAATCTACAAAAATTCAGGGTAAAAAACCTGGTAAGCTACCTGGTTTTATCAAGAGTTGGGTTTTGTGGGGAGCGCTTTTAGCTTTGGTACCAGGGACAATTGGTTTTATGGCGATGGCAATATTATTTAAGTTGCCTTCTGCACCCAATTGTCCAGCAATTTTCTGGCCCCTTGCTAGCGCTTCGGTACGGTTACATTGCGCTCAAGTGGCAGCTTCTAAGCAAACTACAAATGATTTACTACAAGCGATCGCATTAGTTAAACAACTACCAGCAAATCATCCCCTACGTCCAGAAATTGACCGGATGCTGGAAGAATGGTCAATGGAAATCCTCAAAATTGCGGAAATTGGTTTCCAAGATGGGAAACTGGATCAAGCGATCGCATCTGCTCACAAAATACCCAAGGATCTACCTGCATATAGCAAGGTAGAAGAAAAAATTGCCAAGTGGAGATCCGTTTGGGCAAAAGCTGAAGGCATTTATCGAGAGGCAGAAGATGAGATACGGGAAGCACGTTGGCATGACGCTTTTATGGCAGCTTCTCAATTGTTGCGTATAGATAACAAATTTTGGGAAACAACTAAGTATCAACAGTTAAATAACTTGATTACCAAAACTAGGGAAGATGGTGATAAGTTAGCCAAAGCTGAAGGTTTAGCCAAAAATAATAGTGTTGATGATTTAGTAGCAGCAATTAAGTTAGCCGAAGGAATCACCGCAGATAGTTATCTTTATCAGAAAGCCCAGGAAGCAATCCCCCTATTTGGACGGCAAATGTTGGAAATTGCCGAACGCAAACTCAACAAGCGTGACGCAGATGAGGCAATTTCTATTGCCCAACAAATCCCCGCAAATGCCGGATTACAAACCGAAACTGAAGACTTTATCGCCATTGCCGATGCTCAACGCAATGCCTGGGTTGGTACAGTTTCCGGCTTAGAGGCAGCTATTGCCCAAGCACAACAAATCAATTCCGACAGAGCAGTGTATCCCAAAGCACAACAGTTAATTGCTAGTTGGCAGCTAGAAATCCAAGATGTAGGGCGTTTAGAAAAAGCCCGTCTACTAGCAACTCAGGGTACAGTGCCAGATTTAACATCAGCCATAGCCGAAGCCCAATTAGTCCCAGTTGGTAATCCCCGCTCCCGTGAAGCCCGCCAAGAGATTAATCGCTGGGCATCACAGGTACAAACCATTGAAGATAGACCAATTTTAGACAGAGCGGATCAACTGGCATTACTCCAAGACCCCGGTTCCTTGCAAGCAGCGATCGCTGAAGCCACCCGAATCCGTCGGGGACGTGCTTTAT includes:
- a CDS encoding transposase; the encoded protein is MLHPTHQTLPKHGGCSRLAEILGDVSHDSVNRFLLRERYEPKDLFDIVTDIINLSGGILSVDDTVIEKLYSNPKYAELIGYFWSGKYHKTIKGLNLITLYYSDIHGHSVPINYRIYDKQEGKTKNDYFQEMVVEVISWGLKPQIVTGDSWYSGVENLKFLRNQKLGFLFGVEKNRTVSKEPGKYCQVRILDIPNEGLVTHLREFGFIKLFRKDFKKEDSRHYIFHLPSEENLKECLEQITRSTFVTIHDTHWGIETFHRAIKQLCGICRFMVRDSYAIKTHIFCSLQAFVRLEKMRSEKTISNWYEVQRNLFTNVIREYVLDNLSATCAA
- the hslO gene encoding Hsp33 family molecular chaperone HslO, which translates into the protein MADQLIRATAADGGIRVVGAITTRLTEETRQRHNLSYVATAAIGRTMVAGLLMASSMKRQGSRVNVRVKGDGPLGGILVDAGLDGTVRGFVENPSVELPPNSKGKLDVGGAVGKGFLYVVRDVGYGYPYSSTVELVSGEIGDDIAHYLVSSEQTPSAFVVGVFVEPSGVTAAGGILVQVLPKAARDEALVATLESRIAALSGFTPLMQSGKSLGDIFHDLLGDMGLTIFPETQILRFHCGCSFERVLGALTILGEAELQDMIVKDHGAEVTCDFCGTVYQASEHDLTKLIDNLQNDASESVNS